The Gemmatimonadota bacterium genome contains a region encoding:
- a CDS encoding glycosyltransferase family 2 protein: MSTPLTVIMPAYNEEEAIREAVQDVQQHVLPLVPGAELLVVNDGSKDRTGALLDEMAAQEPRLRVLHKPNGGHGSALIAGLGEARGEWVFLIDSDRQIPLEHFEALWIAAQGGADAAFGVRRRRYDPQVRLWLTAVIRLALRTLFGASIYDANVPFKLFRRSTWESAAPLIPADTLAPSLFLALYIRRLGLDVDEIDVVHKERETGEVSIKRWKLIKFSARAFRQLLAFRAGLARVRPGTAPSPSLEREKAVG; this comes from the coding sequence GTGAGCACCCCCCTGACCGTGATCATGCCCGCCTACAACGAGGAGGAGGCGATCCGCGAGGCCGTGCAGGACGTGCAGCAGCACGTGCTGCCCCTGGTCCCGGGTGCCGAGCTGCTCGTCGTCAACGACGGCTCCAAGGACCGCACCGGCGCGCTCCTGGACGAGATGGCCGCGCAGGAGCCGCGGCTCCGTGTGCTGCACAAGCCGAACGGCGGCCACGGCTCCGCGCTGATCGCGGGGTTGGGTGAGGCCCGGGGCGAGTGGGTGTTCCTGATCGACTCCGACCGCCAGATCCCGCTCGAGCACTTCGAGGCGCTGTGGATTGCGGCCCAGGGTGGTGCGGACGCCGCCTTCGGCGTCCGCCGCCGCCGCTACGACCCCCAGGTGCGGCTCTGGCTCACGGCGGTGATCCGCCTGGCGCTGCGCACCCTCTTCGGCGCCTCCATCTACGACGCCAACGTGCCGTTCAAGCTGTTCCGGCGCTCCACCTGGGAGTCGGCCGCGCCGCTGATTCCGGCGGATACGCTGGCGCCCTCGCTCTTCCTGGCTCTCTACATCCGCAGGTTGGGCCTGGACGTGGACGAGATCGACGTCGTGCACAAGGAGCGTGAGACGGGCGAGGTGTCCATCAAGCGCTGGAAGTTGATCAAGTTCTCCGCGCGCGCCTTCCGCCAGCTCCTCGCCTTCCGCGCGGGGCTGGCCCGGGTCCGTCCGGGCACGGCGCCGTCCCCCTCCCTCGAGCGTGAGAAGGCCGTCGGATGA